The region TGGATTGTAAGCCACGGCCCGTATGTCATTAGCCGTATAGTTTGTCCGCTCATGCCAACTGACCAATGCTCCCAGACTGATTAGACTACAGTAGAGATTGCCGCCATTGTCCATTACCTCCGATTCGCACTGTATACCCCGTGTGCCCAGAATTCGAAAGTGTTTACTGACCGTGTCCACACTCGATGATGACTGCCAGATGCTGGCGTTGTTGACCAGGTCAAGTGGAATGGCCATCTCGAAGAAGCTATTCAGCGTGTGAAAGTACAGAAAGCGATCTGTaatagatgtgtataagagacagatAAAAAACCGACTTTATGCACTGATCAAAAAAG is a window of Drosophila innubila isolate TH190305 unplaced genomic scaffold, UK_Dinn_1.0 177_U_U, whole genome shotgun sequence DNA encoding:
- the LOC117793211 gene encoding uncharacterized protein LOC117793211; its protein translation is RFLYFHTLNSFFEMAIPLDLVNNASIWQSSSSVDTVSKHFRILGTRGIQCESEVMDNGGNLYCSLISLGALVSWHERTNYTANDIRAVAYNPQQLKFVTGLKINQNSKGENELWALSSDPKLFVGGSLKDEEVKFQIIGCRTADLLANTPCTVGAMDATHAVK